The following coding sequences lie in one Trichoderma breve strain T069 chromosome 1, whole genome shotgun sequence genomic window:
- a CDS encoding vacuolar protein sorting 55 domain-containing protein, which translates to MPTAGLKTIIALSFVLAVGFLLVILSCALYKVYYPLLVVATYVLAPLPNWICGRCANPDDFVESGGAAVLDLGRFFTGFFVVMGIALPVVLAHSDLIRVEAMIMSITGGLLIYGTIISFGMFFQEEQEF; encoded by the exons atgccTACCGCCGGCCTCAAGaccatcatcgccctctcCTTTGTCCTCGCCGTAGGATttctcctcgtcatcctctcCTGCGCCCTGTACAAGGTCTACTACccgctcctcgtcgtcgccaccTACGTCCTCGCGCCGCTGCCGAACTGGATCTGCGGCCGATGCGCGAATCCGGATGACTTTGTCGAGAGCGGCGGTGCGGCGGTGCTCGACCTGGGAAGATTCTTCACCGGCTTTTTTGTTGTCATGGGCATTG CCCTCCCCGTTGTCCTTGCGCACTCCGATCTGATCCGGGTCGAAGCCATGATCATGTCCATTACCGGCGGCCTTCTGATCTACGGgaccatcatcagcttcggcaTGTTCTTccaggaggagcaggagttttaa
- a CDS encoding chorismate binding enzyme domain-containing protein translates to MPLLERQSSPVPAVNPASRDRQCRRILFLDAYDSFTNNIVSLLKEALGDDVLVHVLHMDLKTLHADPSPDWTPEQFLDRLPSFDAVVCGPGPGSPLCEADVGAFRLLWELRDAVPVLGICLGFQSLVAHFGGGIRRLRRGLHGMVRPIEHQSGDIFAGVPEFKATLYHSLCADVAPELVPLAWTMEESEDGSEPERILMGVRHSRLPFWGVQYHPESVCTDPGAHGVLKNWFSQALKWNESTGRHIRPMVSENIADSLAPSMIVERSIAAESQLASRKWWRDMQSGLAASRAAPIYSCSRIKLPDGVDAADVAELLGVGGVDSIMLDSSSTISGDPLARSSIIALEVDRALRFEYHVGDDWVTLRQPGSGDQEDMCQRIEIDSSAEHGAYDVWNVIAEYWEQRKVAEEGGQEPAFKGGFMGFVTYEMGLSTLSPESVSKNRGHRRPDLCYAWVTKSLVLDHQAGVAYVQALTAPDSNVQPWIDEIVAKLQTSRAWKQPGYGTEEYKLVAAKKQPNEQLLKSIQEPAGRLRFKTPKPDKYDDDVRQCQEAIAEGQSYELCLTPLTNGTTNGATASWPSNEASRHGTPWQIYRTLRARQPAPFGSFIRLAGATILSSSPERFLAHDAKGLCSMRPMKGTVRKSEAVSTLAQAEKLLHIPKEEAENLMIVDLVRHDLYGVCGARSVTVPDLLKVEEYSSVFQMITVVNGQLPPHGPNGLDVLAATLPPGSMTGAPKKRSCEILRTIEPSERSIYSGVVGFLDARGHGDWSVTIRTMFRWDDEKAPPEGLGETQPREVWRIGAGGAVTILSTPEGETEEMFTKLCGPLGVFKDVA, encoded by the exons ATGCCTCTTCTTGAGCGGCAGTCTTCGCCAGTGCCGGCGGTAAACCCGGCGTCCCGAGACCGCCAATGTCGCCGAATTCTGTTTCTGGACGCTTACGACTCCTTCACCAACAACATCGTGtcgctgctcaaggaggctCTCGGTGACGATGTGTTGGTGCACGTGCTGCACATGGACCTGAAGACGCTGCATGCGGATCCAAGTCCCGACTGGACGCCGGAGCAGTTCCTGGACCGGCTGCCGAGCTTCGATGCCGTGGTTTGCGGGCCCGGGCCCGGGTCGCCGTTGTGCGAGGCCGATGTTGGGGCTTTTCGTCTGTTGTGGGAGCTGCGTGACGCTGTTCCGGTGCTGGGCATCTGTCTAGGCTTTCAGAGCCTGGTTGCGCACTTTGGTGGCGGGATTcggaggttgaggaggggATTGCATGGCATGGTGAGGCCAATTGAGCATCAGTCGGGAGACATCTTTGCGGGCGTGCCGGAGTTCAAGGCAACCCTGTATCACAGCCTGTGTGCCGAC GTGGCGCCTGAGCTTGTTCCGTTGGCGTGGACgatggaggagagcgaggatGGAAGCGAGCCCGAGAGGATCTTGATGGGAGTCAGGCATTCCAGACTGCCCTTCTGGGGGGTTCAGTACCATCCCGAGTCTGTGTGTACGGACCCTGGGGCGCATGGGGTGCTGAAGAACTGGTTCAGCCAGGCTCTGAAGTGGAACGAATCGACGGGACGACATATTAGGCCGATGGTCTCGGAAAACATTGCCGACAGCCTGGCGCCATCTATGATTGTCGAGCGGAGTATCGCGGCCGAGAGCCAGCTCGCAAGCAGGAAATGGTGGCGGGATATGCAGTCTGGTCTGGCAGCCTCGAGAGCAGCGCCCATATATTCTTGCAGTCGGATCAAGCTCCCCGATGGCGTGGATGCTGCCGACGTTGCGGAGCTTCTGGGCGTGGGAGGTGTTGATTCCATCATGCTAGACTCGTCCAGCACCATCAGTGGTGATCCCTTGGCACGCAGCTCGATTATTGCCCTTGAGGTTGACCGGGCTCTACGCTTCGAATACCATGTTGGAGACGACTGGGTGACTTTACGCCAGCCTGGATCTGGGGACCAGGAAGATATGTGTCAGCGGATAGAGATCGACAGCAGCGCTGAGCACGGTGCTTACGACGTTTGGAATGTCATCGCCGAATACTGGGAGCAGAGAAAggtggctgaagaaggaggtcaGGAGCCAGCATTCAAGGGTGGTTTCATGGGATTTGTCACTTATGAAATGGGACTAAGCACCTTGAGCCCGGAGTCTGTTTCCAAAAACAGGGGTCACCGCAGGCCAGATCTTTGTTATGCCTGGGTCACCAAGAGTCTTGTTCTCGATCACCAAGCCGGAGTGGCATATGTCCAAGCTCTGACGGCCCCAGACTCAAATGTTCAGCCGTGGATCGACGAGATTGTGGCAAAGCTGCAGACTTCTCGGGCATGGAAACAGCCGGGCTACGGAACGGAAGAGTACAAACTCGTCGCAGCGAAGAAACAGCCAAATGAGCAATTGCTGAAGAGCATCCAAGAGCCGGCCGGCAGACTGCGTTTCAAGACGCCGAAGCCAGACAAGTATGACGACGACGTCCGCCAGTGTCAAGAGGCCATTGCTGAAGGCCAGTCCTACGAACTATGCCTTACG CCATTGACTAACGGCACGACGAATGGAGCAACTGCTTCGTGGCCGAGCAATGAAGCGTCCAGACACGGCACTCCCTGGCAAATCTATCGAACTCTCCGAGCCCGCCAGCCAGCTCCCTTTGGCTCTTTCATCCGCCTCGCCGGGGCCACTATCCTCAGCAGCTCGCCGGAACGGTTCCTAGCCCACGACGCAAAGGGTCTCTGCTCCATGCGCCCCATGAAAGGCACAGTCCGCAAATCCGAGGCCGTCTCAACACTAGCACAGGCCGAAAAGCTGCTCCACATAcccaaagaagaggcagagaacCTCATGATTGTGGACCTCGTCCGGCATGACCTCTACGGCGTCTGTGGAGCCCGCAGTGTCACCGTCCCGGATCTCCTCAAGGTGGAGGAATACTCGAGCGTCTTCCAGATGATCACCGTCGTCAACGGACAGCTTCCCCCTCACGGCCCCAACGGCCTGGACGTCCTCGCCGCCACCTTACCCCCCGGCAGCATGACCGGCGCGCCCAAGAAGCGCAGCTGCGAGATCCTGCGCACCATCGAGCCTTCCGAGCGCAGCATCTACTCTGGCGTCGTCGGGTTCCTCGACGCCCGCGGCCACGGCGACTGGAGCGTCACGATTAGGACAATGTTCCGCTGGGACGACGAAAAGGCACCCCCTGAGGGACTGGGCGAGACGCAGCCCAGGGAGGTATGGCGCATCGGGGCCGGTGGAGCTGTGACGATTCTGAGCACGCCTGAAGGAGAGACGGAGGAGATGTTTACGAAGCTCTGTGGGCCGTTGGGTGTTTTCAAAGACGTGGCATAA